The following coding sequences are from one Streptomyces sp. NBC_01485 window:
- a CDS encoding rhomboid family intramembrane serine protease: protein MDQAPGSRQDDAHSGLPVCYRHPGRETGIRCTRCERPICPECMVSASVGFQCPTCVREGSGTGHAPGASQPRTIAGGAIAADPHLLTKILIGLNLAMFLVQQAVGDGFTDRFDMIGRAIMPALGFGELQGVAEGQWYRLLTSMFLHGSYIHILSNMLSLWWIGGPLEAALGRARFLALYLVSGLAGSALTYLIAAPNQASLGASGAIFGLFGALAVLVRKQRYDMRPVIALLVINLVITFGWSGIAWQAHVGGLVAGVAIGVAMVYAPRERRALVQYGTCALMLVAVVVVTLLRTTQLT from the coding sequence ATGGACCAGGCGCCTGGCAGCCGGCAGGACGACGCGCACAGCGGCCTGCCCGTCTGCTACCGGCACCCCGGCCGGGAGACCGGCATTCGCTGCACCCGCTGCGAGCGTCCGATCTGCCCCGAGTGCATGGTCAGCGCCTCCGTCGGCTTCCAGTGCCCCACCTGCGTCCGCGAGGGTTCCGGTACGGGGCACGCGCCCGGTGCCTCGCAGCCCCGCACGATCGCGGGGGGCGCGATCGCCGCCGATCCGCACCTGCTGACCAAGATCCTCATCGGCCTCAACCTGGCGATGTTCCTGGTCCAGCAGGCAGTCGGCGACGGTTTCACAGACCGGTTCGACATGATCGGCCGTGCGATCATGCCGGCCCTCGGGTTCGGTGAGCTCCAGGGTGTCGCCGAAGGACAGTGGTACCGGCTGCTGACCTCGATGTTCCTGCACGGCAGCTACATCCACATCCTGTCCAACATGCTCAGCCTGTGGTGGATCGGCGGCCCTCTCGAAGCGGCCCTCGGCCGGGCCCGCTTCCTCGCGCTGTATCTGGTCTCCGGTCTCGCCGGCAGCGCGTTGACGTACCTGATCGCCGCGCCCAACCAGGCCTCGCTCGGCGCCTCCGGGGCCATCTTCGGTCTCTTCGGCGCGCTCGCCGTGCTGGTGCGCAAGCAGCGCTACGACATGCGGCCGGTCATCGCCCTGCTGGTGATCAACCTGGTCATCACGTTCGGGTGGAGCGGCATCGCCTGGCAGGCCCACGTCGGCGGTCTGGTCGCCGGTGTCGCCATCGGCGTCGCCATGGTCTACGCCCCGCGCGAGCGCCGTGCTCTCGTGCAGTACGGGACGTGCGCGCTGATGCTGGTCGCCGTCGTGGTCGTGACGCTCCTGAGGACCACCCAGCTCACCTGA
- a CDS encoding helix-turn-helix domain-containing protein, whose protein sequence is MDAAQQEATARARELQRNWYGEPLGALFRKLIDDLGLNQARLAGVLGLSAPMLSQLMSGQRAKIGNPAVVQRVQLLQELAAQVADGSVSAAEATERMDEIKRSQGGSVLSNTTQTTSSSGAPTVKRVVREIQSLLRSVAAAGDIIDAADTLAPTHPELAEFLRVYGAGRTSDAVTHYQSHQG, encoded by the coding sequence ATGGACGCCGCACAGCAGGAAGCGACCGCGAGAGCGCGGGAACTGCAGCGGAACTGGTACGGGGAGCCGCTGGGGGCGCTCTTCCGTAAGCTCATCGACGATCTTGGTCTCAACCAGGCTCGTCTCGCGGGGGTGTTGGGACTGTCGGCGCCGATGCTGTCGCAGCTGATGAGCGGTCAGCGGGCGAAGATCGGCAACCCGGCTGTGGTGCAGCGGGTGCAGTTGCTCCAGGAGTTGGCGGCGCAGGTCGCGGACGGCAGCGTCAGCGCCGCCGAGGCGACCGAGCGCATGGACGAGATCAAACGGTCGCAGGGGGGCTCGGTGCTCAGCAACACCACGCAGACGACGAGCAGTTCGGGGGCGCCCACGGTCAAGCGGGTCGTCCGCGAGATCCAGTCCCTGCTGCGCTCGGTGGCCGCCGCCGGCGACATCATCGACGCCGCGGACACCCTCGCCCCGACCCACCCGGAACTGGCAGAGTTCCTCCGGGTGTACGGCGCCGGCCGTACCTCCGACGCGGTCACGCACTACCAGTCCCACCAGGGCTGA
- the gyrA gene encoding DNA gyrase subunit A codes for MTDENTPVTPEEGGDIVMRIEPVGLETEMQRSYLDYAMSVIVSRALPDVRDGLKPVHRRVLYAMYDGGYRPEKGFYKCARVVGDVMGNYHPHGDSSIYDALVRLAQHWSMRMPLVDSNGNFGSPGNDPAAAMRYTECKMMPLSMEMVRDIDEETVDFTDNYDGRSQEPTVLPARFPNLLINGSAGIAVGMATNIPSHNLREVASGAQWYLENPEASHEELLDALIERIKGPDFPTGALVVGRKGIEEAYRTGRGSITMRAVVAVEEIQNRQCLVVTELPYQVNPDNLAQKIADLVKDGKVGGIADVRDETSSRTGQRLVIVLKRDAVAKVVLNNLYKHTDLQSNFGANMLALVDGVPRTLSLDAFIRHWVTHQIEVIVRRTKFRLRKAEERAHILRGLLKALDAIDEVIALIRRSDTVEIARGGLMSLLEIDEIQANAILEMQLRRLAALERQKIIQEHDELQAKITEYNAILASPVRQRGIVSEELAAIVEKYGDDRKTMLVPYDGDMSIEDLIAEEDIVVTISRGGYVKRTKTDDYRSQKRGGKGVRGAKLKEDDIVDHFFVSTTHHWLLFFTNKGRVYRAKAYELPDAGRDARGQHVANLLAFQPDESIAEILAIRDYEAAPYLVLATKGGLVKKTPLKDYDSPRSGGVIAINLRETEDGSDDELIGAELVSADDDLLLISKKAQSIRFTATDETLRPMGRATSGVKGMSFRETDQLLSMNVVRPGTFVFTATDGGYAKRTAVDEYRVQGRGGLGIKAAKIVEDRGSLVGALVVEETDEILAITLSGGVIRTRVNEIRETGRDTMGVQLINLGKRDAVVGIARNAEAGREAEEVDGEDAVDETAEGAATTGTDEGESPSSE; via the coding sequence ATGACCGACGAGAACACTCCCGTCACCCCTGAAGAGGGCGGCGACATCGTGATGCGCATCGAGCCCGTCGGGCTCGAGACGGAGATGCAGCGCTCGTACCTCGACTACGCGATGTCCGTCATCGTGTCCCGCGCCCTCCCGGACGTCCGGGACGGCCTCAAGCCCGTCCACCGCCGCGTCCTGTACGCCATGTACGACGGCGGCTACCGGCCCGAGAAGGGCTTCTACAAGTGCGCCCGCGTCGTCGGCGACGTCATGGGCAACTACCACCCGCACGGCGACTCCTCGATCTACGACGCGCTGGTCCGCCTCGCGCAGCACTGGTCGATGCGGATGCCGCTGGTGGACTCCAACGGCAACTTCGGCTCTCCCGGCAACGACCCGGCGGCCGCCATGCGGTACACCGAGTGCAAGATGATGCCGCTGTCGATGGAGATGGTCCGCGACATCGACGAGGAGACCGTCGACTTCACGGACAACTACGACGGCCGCTCCCAGGAGCCGACCGTCCTGCCGGCCCGTTTTCCGAACCTGCTGATCAACGGCTCGGCCGGCATCGCGGTCGGCATGGCGACGAACATCCCCTCGCACAACCTGCGCGAGGTCGCGTCCGGCGCCCAGTGGTACCTGGAGAACCCGGAGGCCTCGCACGAGGAGCTGCTCGACGCCCTCATCGAGCGCATCAAGGGCCCCGACTTCCCGACCGGCGCGCTCGTGGTGGGCCGCAAGGGCATCGAAGAGGCGTACCGCACGGGCCGTGGCTCGATCACCATGCGGGCGGTCGTCGCGGTCGAGGAGATCCAGAACCGCCAGTGCCTGGTGGTCACGGAGCTGCCCTACCAGGTCAACCCCGACAACCTCGCGCAGAAGATCGCCGACCTGGTGAAGGACGGCAAGGTCGGCGGCATCGCGGACGTCCGTGACGAGACGTCGTCGCGCACCGGCCAGCGCCTGGTCATCGTCCTGAAGCGGGACGCGGTCGCCAAGGTCGTCCTGAACAACCTGTACAAGCACACGGACCTGCAGTCGAACTTCGGCGCCAACATGCTGGCGTTGGTCGACGGCGTCCCGCGCACGCTGTCCCTCGACGCGTTCATCCGTCACTGGGTGACGCACCAGATCGAGGTCATCGTCCGCCGTACGAAGTTCCGGCTGCGCAAGGCGGAGGAGCGGGCGCACATCCTGCGCGGCCTCCTGAAGGCCCTGGACGCCATCGACGAGGTCATCGCGCTGATCCGGCGCAGCGACACCGTGGAGATCGCGCGCGGGGGCCTGATGAGCCTCCTGGAGATCGACGAGATCCAGGCCAACGCCATCCTCGAGATGCAGTTGCGCCGGCTCGCCGCCCTGGAGCGCCAGAAGATCATCCAGGAGCACGACGAACTCCAGGCGAAGATCACCGAGTACAACGCGATCCTCGCGTCCCCGGTCCGCCAGCGCGGCATCGTGAGCGAGGAACTGGCCGCGATCGTCGAGAAGTACGGCGACGACCGCAAGACGATGCTGGTGCCCTACGACGGTGACATGTCCATCGAGGACCTGATCGCCGAAGAGGACATCGTCGTCACCATCTCGCGCGGCGGCTACGTCAAGCGCACGAAGACGGACGACTACCGCTCCCAGAAGCGGGGCGGCAAGGGCGTGCGCGGCGCGAAGCTGAAGGAGGACGACATCGTCGACCACTTCTTCGTCTCCACCACGCACCACTGGCTGCTGTTCTTCACCAACAAGGGCCGCGTCTACCGCGCGAAGGCCTACGAGCTGCCCGACGCCGGTCGTGACGCGCGTGGACAGCACGTCGCGAACCTGCTGGCCTTCCAGCCGGACGAGTCGATCGCCGAGATCCTCGCGATCCGCGACTACGAGGCGGCGCCGTACCTGGTCCTGGCCACCAAGGGCGGCTTGGTCAAGAAGACGCCGCTGAAGGATTACGATTCACCGCGTTCCGGCGGCGTCATCGCGATCAATCTCCGTGAAACAGAGGACGGTTCCGACGACGAACTGATCGGAGCCGAACTCGTCTCGGCGGACGACGATCTGCTTCTGATCAGCAAGAAGGCCCAGTCGATCAGGTTCACCGCCACGGACGAAACGCTGCGGCCCATGGGCCGTGCCACCTCGGGCGTCAAGGGCATGAGCTTCCGTGAGACGGACCAGCTGCTCTCGATGAATGTTGTTCGACCCGGTACGTTCGTGTTCACTGCCACAGACGGCGGGTACGCGAAGCGGACCGCCGTCGACGAGTACCGCGTCCAGGGTCGCGGTGGCCTCGGTATCAAGGCCGCCAAGATCGTCGAGGACCGCGGTTCGCTTGTCGGCGCGCTGGTGGTCGAGGAGACCGACGAGATCCTCGCCATCACGCTGTCGGGCGGTGTGATTCGTACGCGAGTCAACGAGATCAGGGAAACCGGCCGTGACACCATGGGCGTCCAACTGATCAACCTGGGCAAGCGCGATGCCGTCGTCGGCATCGCACGTAACGCCGAGGCGGGGCGCGAGGCGGAAGAGGTCGACGGCGAGGACGCCGTGGACGAGACCGCCGAGGGCGCCGCGACCACCGGCACGGACGAGGGTGAGTCGCCCTCCTCCGAGTAG
- a CDS encoding DUF5324 family protein translates to MTRIDSVRSATGSAKGSVLHAAEVVAPYADTAKERAALYAHEARVRLAPKVSQAAEQARVQYDAHVVPYLEQAKTHVPPKVDLAAQEAAARTRLAARQAAEYSRPRIEQAVAAAGPVKDEAAARGIAALAALRGQVTPKEIQKLTRKHRRHAKAGKLAKALAVLGVIAGGTYAAWKWWDKQANPDWLVEPPAATEVPAAGGLTSVDGSADPSVLDPEVQAKEAEKDAENEAANRDDRS, encoded by the coding sequence GTGACCCGCATCGACAGCGTGCGCTCCGCGACCGGCTCGGCGAAGGGCAGCGTGCTGCACGCCGCGGAAGTGGTGGCGCCCTACGCCGACACGGCCAAGGAGCGGGCCGCGCTGTACGCGCATGAGGCCCGCGTACGGCTCGCGCCCAAGGTGTCCCAGGCCGCCGAACAGGCCCGCGTCCAGTACGACGCCCATGTCGTCCCCTATCTGGAACAGGCGAAGACACACGTCCCGCCGAAGGTCGACCTGGCCGCGCAGGAAGCGGCCGCCCGTACCCGTCTGGCCGCACGGCAGGCGGCAGAGTACTCCCGGCCGAGGATCGAACAGGCGGTGGCCGCGGCCGGCCCCGTGAAGGACGAGGCCGCCGCCCGTGGCATCGCCGCGCTGGCCGCCCTGCGCGGCCAGGTGACGCCGAAGGAGATCCAGAAGCTGACGCGCAAGCACCGGCGGCACGCCAAGGCGGGCAAGCTCGCCAAGGCCCTCGCCGTGCTCGGAGTCATCGCCGGCGGTACCTACGCGGCCTGGAAGTGGTGGGACAAGCAGGCGAACCCGGACTGGCTGGTCGAGCCGCCGGCGGCCACCGAGGTCCCCGCCGCAGGCGGCCTGACCTCGGTGGACGGCAGCGCCGACCCCTCGGTCCTCGACCCCGAGGTCCAGGCCAAGGAAGCCGAGAAGGACGCCGAGAACGAGGCCGCGAACCGCGACGACCGCAGCTGA
- a CDS encoding serine/threonine-protein kinase: MGEVFAGRYELADPIGRGGVGAVWRAWDHRRRRYVAAKVLQQSDAHALLRFVREQALRIDHPHVLAPASWAADDDKVLFTMDLVGGGSLVHLVGDYGPLPPAFVCTLLDQLLSGLAAVHAEGVVHRDIKPANILLEPTGTARPRLRLSDFGIAMRLGEPRLTETNLVVGTPGYLAPEQMMGADPDFPADLFAVGLVALFLLEGAKPDAKALVQYFTEHGTPGAPKSVPEPLWQVVATLLQPDPQARFRTATGARKALAAAAELLPEPGPDDESIEIFDQLGPLPKGFGPDGPPIPSRRTGSLPARPETLPDPAPPGTGGLPSRATGIPARPVIPPNANANSSSGSGSGSDAGSSMSDTGTFHLPPPRPTATSFPSPTPPQPPYESTASYTAQDPQAHARQAVAAQSVAQPGARQGGRRGHRAARRVRPGPPAKVAVPLLFLALVCYAVGFWALARI, encoded by the coding sequence ATGGGTGAGGTCTTCGCCGGACGGTACGAACTGGCCGACCCGATCGGCCGCGGAGGGGTCGGCGCGGTGTGGCGCGCCTGGGACCATCGCCGCCGCCGCTACGTGGCCGCCAAGGTGCTCCAGCAGAGCGACGCGCACGCGCTGCTGCGCTTCGTACGTGAGCAGGCGCTGCGGATCGACCACCCTCATGTGCTCGCGCCCGCCAGTTGGGCCGCGGACGACGACAAGGTCCTGTTCACCATGGACCTGGTCGGCGGCGGTTCGCTGGTCCATCTCGTCGGCGACTACGGCCCGCTGCCCCCGGCCTTCGTCTGCACCCTGCTCGACCAGTTGCTCTCCGGGCTCGCCGCGGTCCACGCGGAAGGCGTCGTGCACCGCGACATCAAACCCGCCAACATCCTGCTGGAGCCCACCGGAACGGCCCGGCCGCGCCTGAGACTCTCCGACTTCGGCATCGCGATGCGGCTGGGCGAGCCGCGCCTGACCGAGACCAACCTCGTGGTGGGGACGCCCGGTTACCTCGCGCCCGAGCAGATGATGGGCGCCGACCCGGACTTCCCGGCCGACCTGTTCGCCGTCGGCCTGGTCGCCCTGTTCCTGCTGGAGGGCGCCAAGCCGGACGCCAAGGCGCTCGTCCAGTACTTCACGGAACACGGGACGCCGGGCGCTCCGAAGAGCGTTCCGGAACCGCTGTGGCAGGTCGTCGCGACCCTGCTGCAGCCGGACCCGCAGGCGCGCTTCCGTACGGCCACGGGGGCGCGCAAGGCGCTCGCGGCAGCCGCCGAACTCCTGCCCGAGCCCGGCCCGGACGACGAGTCGATCGAGATCTTCGACCAACTCGGCCCGCTGCCCAAGGGGTTCGGCCCCGACGGCCCGCCCATACCAAGCCGGCGTACCGGCTCCCTGCCCGCCCGTCCGGAAACACTCCCCGATCCGGCCCCTCCGGGCACGGGCGGTCTGCCTTCCCGGGCAACCGGGATTCCCGCACGGCCCGTCATCCCGCCCAACGCCAACGCGAACTCCAGCTCCGGCTCCGGCTCCGGCTCTGACGCCGGCTCCTCCATGTCGGACACCGGAACCTTCCACCTGCCGCCTCCCCGACCGACGGCCACGTCTTTCCCCTCCCCCACACCCCCGCAGCCCCCGTACGAGTCCACCGCCTCGTACACCGCCCAGGACCCGCAGGCACACGCACGGCAGGCGGTTGCAGCACAGTCAGTCGCACAGCCAGGCGCACGGCAGGGCGGTCGGCGTGGGCATCGTGCCGCTCGCCGGGTGCGTCCCGGGCCACCGGCAAAGGTCGCGGTGCCGCTGCTGTTCCTCGCGCTGGTCTGCTACGCCGTGGGGTTCTGGGCGTTGGCGCGTATCTGA
- a CDS encoding DUF721 domain-containing protein, with product MTADESVPKVPHKAPELSGVDLARVALKAAREQARARGDAAQQKKQARRGGGLRSGARADGRDPMALGAAINRLLTERGWEAPAAVGGVMGRWPQMVGEDLAKHCVPERYDEDERVLVVQCDSTAWATQLRHLTPTLVARLNEDLGHGTVRMIKVLNPGGPPRRYGPLRAPGSTGPGDTYG from the coding sequence ATGACCGCCGACGAGTCCGTCCCGAAGGTTCCTCACAAGGCGCCCGAGCTGTCCGGCGTCGACCTCGCGCGCGTGGCGCTCAAGGCGGCGCGGGAGCAGGCACGCGCGCGTGGGGACGCGGCGCAGCAGAAGAAGCAGGCGCGGCGCGGGGGCGGCCTGCGCTCCGGCGCGCGCGCGGACGGCCGCGACCCGATGGCGCTGGGCGCCGCGATCAACCGGCTGCTCACCGAGCGCGGCTGGGAGGCCCCGGCCGCGGTGGGCGGTGTGATGGGCCGGTGGCCGCAGATGGTCGGCGAGGACCTGGCCAAGCACTGCGTGCCGGAGCGGTACGACGAGGACGAGCGGGTGCTGGTCGTGCAGTGCGACTCCACGGCTTGGGCGACCCAGTTGCGTCATCTCACGCCCACCCTGGTGGCCCGGCTCAACGAGGACCTGGGGCACGGCACCGTGCGGATGATCAAGGTGCTCAACCCCGGCGGCCCGCCCCGCCGCTACGGCCCCCTCAGAGCCCCTGGGAGCACCGGTCCCGGCGACACCTACGGGTGA
- a CDS encoding DUF6344 domain-containing protein, which produces MTDNRIMKLWTAIVTAFLALCTALGLITTTAATAVARTEPTHSSETGTTAQTTAWPPTSSAWLWAQARSLPPTMKQRIRAEAHGKSPSCRHRGLPDTESAEHTTTTCAPAEQPEPAVPLQR; this is translated from the coding sequence ATGACCGACAACCGGATCATGAAGCTGTGGACCGCCATCGTCACCGCCTTCCTCGCGCTGTGCACGGCGCTCGGACTCATCACGACGACCGCCGCGACGGCGGTGGCCCGCACCGAGCCGACGCACAGCAGCGAGACCGGCACCACCGCGCAGACGACGGCATGGCCGCCGACCTCATCCGCCTGGCTCTGGGCCCAAGCCCGCTCCCTGCCCCCCACGATGAAGCAGCGCATCCGCGCCGAGGCGCACGGCAAGTCCCCCAGTTGCCGCCACCGCGGCCTCCCGGACACGGAATCGGCCGAGCACACCACGACCACCTGCGCCCCTGCCGAACAGCCCGAACCGGCCGTCCCCCTCCAGCGCTGA
- the gyrB gene encoding DNA topoisomerase (ATP-hydrolyzing) subunit B has protein sequence MLCQKGRFVADSGNPNENIPSTDAGASSAASISSHEVTASYDASAITVLEGLDAVRKRPGMYIGSTGERGLHHLVYEVVDNSVDEALAGHADTIDVTILADGGVRVIDNGRGIPVGIVASEGKPALEVVLTVLHAGGKFGGGGYAVSGGLHGVGVSVVNALSGKVAVEVKTDGHRWTQDYKMGVPTAPLVKHEATDETGTSVTFWADADIFETTEYSFETLSRRFQEMAFLNKGLTIKLTDERESAKATAGADEAGADEKNEVKTVTYHYEGGIVDFVKYLNSRKGEAVHPTVIDLEAEDKDKSLSLEVAMQWNSGYSEGVYSFANIIHTHEGGTHEEGFRAALTNLVNKYARDKKLLREKDDNLTGDDIREGLTAIISVKLSEPQFEGQTKTKLGNTEAKTFVQKAVYEHLNDWLDRNPVEAADIVRKSIQAATARVAARKARDLTRRKGLLESASLPGKLSDCQSNDPVKCEIFIVEGDSAGGSAKSGRNPQYQAILPIRGKILNVEKSRIDKILQNQEIQALISAFGTGVHEDFDISKLRYHKIILMADADVDGQHINTLLLTFLFRFMRPLVEAGHVFLSRPPLYKIKWGREDIEYAYSDRERDALIEMGRQRGKRIREDSIQRFKGLGEMNAEELRITTMDQEHRVLGQVTLDDAAQADDLFSVLMGEDVEARRAFIQRNAKDVRFLDI, from the coding sequence GTGCTGTGCCAGAAAGGGCGCTTCGTGGCCGATTCCGGCAACCCCAACGAGAACATCCCGTCCACCGACGCCGGCGCGAGCAGCGCGGCGAGCATCTCGAGCCACGAGGTGACCGCTTCGTACGACGCCAGCGCCATCACCGTCCTCGAGGGTCTGGACGCGGTCCGCAAGCGACCCGGTATGTACATCGGCTCGACCGGTGAGCGCGGTCTGCACCACCTGGTGTACGAGGTCGTCGACAACTCGGTCGACGAGGCGCTGGCCGGCCACGCGGACACCATCGACGTGACGATCCTGGCCGACGGCGGTGTGCGCGTCATCGACAACGGCCGCGGTATCCCGGTCGGCATCGTCGCCTCCGAGGGCAAGCCGGCCCTTGAGGTCGTGCTCACGGTGCTGCACGCGGGCGGCAAGTTCGGCGGCGGCGGCTACGCGGTCTCCGGTGGTCTGCACGGCGTCGGCGTCTCGGTCGTGAACGCCCTGTCGGGCAAGGTCGCCGTCGAGGTGAAGACGGACGGCCACCGCTGGACGCAGGACTACAAGATGGGCGTGCCCACGGCGCCGCTCGTCAAGCACGAGGCCACGGACGAGACGGGCACCTCGGTCACCTTCTGGGCCGACGCCGACATCTTCGAGACCACCGAGTACTCCTTCGAGACGCTCTCGCGGCGCTTCCAGGAGATGGCGTTCCTCAACAAGGGTTTGACGATCAAACTCACTGACGAGCGCGAGTCGGCGAAGGCCACGGCCGGGGCGGACGAGGCGGGTGCGGACGAGAAGAACGAGGTCAAGACCGTCACGTACCACTACGAGGGCGGCATCGTCGACTTCGTGAAGTACCTCAACTCCCGCAAGGGAGAAGCGGTGCACCCCACGGTCATCGACCTGGAGGCGGAGGACAAGGACAAGAGCCTGTCCCTCGAGGTCGCCATGCAGTGGAACAGCGGTTACAGCGAGGGTGTGTACTCCTTCGCCAACATCATCCACACGCATGAGGGCGGTACGCACGAAGAGGGCTTCCGCGCGGCGCTGACGAACCTGGTCAACAAGTACGCGCGCGACAAGAAGCTGCTGCGCGAGAAGGACGACAACCTCACGGGTGACGACATCCGCGAGGGTCTGACGGCGATCATCTCGGTCAAGCTCAGCGAGCCGCAGTTCGAGGGCCAGACGAAGACCAAGCTGGGCAACACGGAGGCGAAGACCTTCGTCCAGAAGGCCGTCTACGAGCACCTGAACGACTGGCTGGACCGCAACCCGGTCGAGGCGGCGGACATCGTCCGCAAGAGCATCCAGGCGGCCACCGCGCGCGTGGCGGCCCGCAAGGCCCGCGACCTGACCCGGCGCAAGGGTCTGCTGGAGTCGGCGTCGCTGCCGGGCAAGCTCTCCGACTGCCAGTCGAACGACCCCGTCAAGTGCGAGATCTTCATCGTCGAGGGCGACTCCGCCGGCGGCTCGGCCAAGTCCGGCCGCAACCCGCAGTACCAGGCGATCCTTCCGATCCGCGGCAAGATCCTCAACGTGGAGAAGTCGAGGATCGACAAGATCCTGCAGAACCAGGAGATCCAGGCGCTGATCTCCGCCTTCGGCACCGGTGTGCACGAGGACTTCGACATCTCCAAGCTCCGCTATCACAAGATCATCCTGATGGCGGACGCCGACGTCGACGGCCAGCACATCAACACCCTGCTGCTGACCTTCCTGTTCCGCTTCATGCGGCCACTGGTCGAGGCCGGGCACGTGTTCCTGTCCCGCCCGCCGCTCTACAAGATCAAGTGGGGCCGTGAGGACATCGAGTACGCGTACTCCGACCGTGAGCGCGACGCCCTGATCGAGATGGGCCGCCAGCGCGGCAAGCGCATCCGCGAGGACTCGATCCAGCGCTTCAAGGGTCTCGGCGAGATGAACGCCGAGGAGCTGCGCATCACGACCATGGACCAGGAGCACCGCGTCCTCGGCCAGGTCACGCTCGACGACGCCGCGCAGGCCGACGACCTGTTCTCGGTCCTCATGGGCGAGGACGTCGAGGCGCGCCGCGCCTTCATCCAGCGCAACGCCAAGGACGTCCGCTTCCTCGACATCTGA
- a CDS encoding DLW-39 family protein — protein sequence MKKLLLVALAAIGGLLVYRQIQADRAEQDLWTEATDSVPTGS from the coding sequence GTGAAGAAGCTTCTCCTGGTCGCACTGGCCGCCATCGGCGGGCTCCTCGTGTACCGCCAGATCCAGGCGGATCGCGCCGAGCAGGATCTGTGGACGGAGGCTACTGACTCCGTGCCCACGGGTTCTTGA
- a CDS encoding peptidylprolyl isomerase, which produces MAEHLYATLKTNQGDIEIRLFPDHAPKTVKNFVDLATGGREWVNPATGAKSADKLYDGTVFHRVISGFMIQGGDPLGNGTGGPGYQFEDEFHPDLRFDRPYLLAMANAGPATNGSQFFLTVSPTAWLTRKHTIFGEVTDAASQKVVDAIATTQTNPRTDRPVKDVVIESVVVETRQV; this is translated from the coding sequence GTGGCCGAGCACCTGTACGCCACCCTGAAGACCAACCAGGGCGACATCGAGATCCGGCTGTTCCCGGACCACGCCCCGAAGACGGTCAAGAACTTCGTCGACCTCGCCACCGGCGGGCGGGAGTGGGTCAACCCGGCGACGGGCGCGAAGTCCGCGGACAAGCTGTACGACGGCACGGTCTTCCACCGGGTGATCAGCGGGTTCATGATCCAGGGCGGTGACCCGCTGGGCAACGGCACCGGCGGTCCCGGCTACCAGTTCGAGGACGAGTTCCACCCGGACCTGCGGTTCGACCGTCCCTACCTGCTGGCCATGGCCAACGCCGGGCCGGCCACCAACGGCTCGCAGTTCTTCCTCACCGTCTCCCCGACGGCCTGGCTGACCCGCAAGCACACCATCTTCGGCGAGGTCACCGACGCGGCGAGCCAGAAGGTCGTGGACGCCATCGCGACCACCCAGACCAACCCGCGCACCGACCGTCCGGTGAAAGACGTCGTCATCGAGTCGGTCGTCGTCGAGACCCGTCAGGTCTGA
- a CDS encoding DUF3566 domain-containing protein yields MSGATGAGTSAGTEKNGGGRGSAAPAGDARTTDARGAGGGDGRPADTHTTQLKAIKAPVADPPSPSASPSSSPETQGPKGSQGGTVTDTRGAQAKQPAEGSPLPGERQPQQPAGPYHPPQAYPPQAPAAPAAASASASAGADAVRRPRTGARTTPRVRKARLRVAKADPWSVMKVSFLLSIALGICTIVAAAVLWMVMDAMGVFSTVGGTISEATGSNESNGFDLQAFLSLPHVLMFTSIIAVIDVVLATALATLGAFIYNLSAGFVGGVELTLAEDE; encoded by the coding sequence GTGAGCGGAGCCACGGGCGCCGGTACGTCTGCCGGTACGGAAAAGAACGGCGGCGGCCGTGGCTCCGCCGCTCCGGCGGGGGACGCGCGTACGACCGACGCGCGCGGCGCCGGGGGCGGTGACGGGCGTCCGGCGGACACCCACACGACCCAGCTGAAGGCCATCAAGGCGCCCGTGGCGGACCCGCCGTCGCCATCAGCTTCGCCTTCGTCCTCGCCCGAGACGCAAGGACCGAAGGGATCCCAGGGGGGAACCGTGACGGACACCCGAGGCGCGCAGGCCAAGCAGCCTGCCGAAGGCTCGCCGCTGCCCGGGGAACGGCAGCCGCAGCAGCCCGCCGGTCCCTACCACCCGCCGCAGGCCTACCCGCCGCAGGCACCTGCGGCGCCGGCCGCCGCCTCTGCATCCGCATCTGCTGGAGCCGATGCCGTACGGCGTCCGCGGACCGGCGCCCGCACCACGCCCCGCGTGCGCAAGGCGCGGCTGCGCGTGGCGAAGGCCGACCCGTGGTCGGTGATGAAGGTCAGCTTCCTGCTCTCCATCGCGCTGGGCATCTGCACGATCGTCGCGGCCGCCGTGCTGTGGATGGTCATGGACGCGATGGGCGTGTTCTCGACGGTCGGCGGCACGATCTCGGAGGCGACCGGCTCGAACGAGTCGAACGGCTTCGACCTCCAGGCGTTCCTGTCGCTCCCCCACGTCCTGATGTTCACGTCGATCATCGCGGTCATCGACGTCGTCCTCGCGACGGCCCTCGCGACGCTCGGCGCGTTCATCTACAACCTCTCCGCCGGCTTCGTCGGCGGCGTCGAGCTGACGCTCGCCGAAGACGAGTGA